TCTGATAAAGTCTGAGCTTCCTTTATAACTGACAACTTTTGCGGGGATTCCGACAGCTACGGCGTTTTTAGTTAAATTCGAAGAAACAACGGCATTTGCTCCGATTGCAACATTATCTTCAATTTTTATATCACCGATGATTTTTGCGCCTGCGCCTATAAAAACTTGTGAACCCAATTTAGGAACGCCGTCATTTTTTCCTCTTCCGCTTCGCCCGATGACTACTCCCGGCAAAATTGAACAATTATCGCCTATTTCTGCTTTATAACTAATAATTAAACTTCCGATATGAGGAATAAAGCACGATTTCCCTATTTTTGCACCGGCAGGCAGTTCAATACAAGTCATAAATCTTAAAATATGCGAGAGAATCAATAAAATTAACGAAAT
This portion of the bacterium genome encodes:
- a CDS encoding serine acetyltransferase, whose product is MSYSDLTDYIKSDFERYYLENESTKNYLHLFAVNPGLWVLVVYRICRYFKYDFKIPLIKQFISLILLILSHILRFMTCIELPAGAKIGKSCFIPHIGSLIISYKAEIGDNCSILPGVVIGRSGRGKNDGVPKLGSQVFIGAGAKIIGDIKIEDNVAIGANAVVSSNLTKNAVAVGIPAKVVSYKGSSDFIRYNKNNGESEQWNTL